The genomic stretch TTACAGTATAGAAAGGTTTATCTTATGGCTGATGCGTATTACACAACTGACGAATCTCATTACAATGAGTGCCTTGAGAAGGGCACTATTGTCCCGAGGAAAGATTGGTATGGTAAAAAGTTTTGCATCGAGGATTTTTTAGCAGGTGATCACCAGTATATTTTTATGTTTGTCAACGATCGCTATAGTATTTTTGACGAGAACGGAAAGGATAACACTTTCGGTTTTGTCTTGGATGCTGAGTCATTGGTTACAGAGAGCAATGCGCTTGTAGGACCCGATTTGCTAAACGAGTATCGCTCTCTCATCAACGAGTGTGCCACACATTCTGTTCAACAAAACCCGGCGCTAAAAAATGTCCAATTGATTATTCGAGGCGTGCTTGCGGGTGCTGTTACCGAACCGGGGGTTGCTGAGACGATGTTGCTTTTCAGAACACGTGTATCCGAACTTCAAAACGAGCGTCGTTGTCAGGGAGAGGCGGCACTAAAACTTTTGCGCGAATCAACGGAACCGTTGGAGCTGCTCGTAGGCGGGAATTCACCAGCATCCAGATAGCATTATATCTCTCTCCATCGGCAGAGGATTTGATTCTGTCATAACACTATGAAAATCGGTATCCTCTCACGGGGACCTCAAAACCACTCCACACGTAGGCTTAGCGAAACAGCCCTCATAGCAGGACACGCCGCAGAAATTTTAGATCCCTTCGGTTTCTATCTCCATATCGGTGGCACCGGTAACCGTATTACCTATCACGGGAAACCGGCAGAAGACTTTAATGTGATTGTGCCACGGCTCAGTCGGACGACAGCACAGTACGGCGAAGAGATCTTGGCGCATTTTGAATGGGTCGGAACGCCTGTGGTGAATCGGGCAAAATCGATTGTGGCGGCACGACACAAATTCCATTCTTTGCGCATCCTCGCGCAACACGGCTTACCTATCCCTCCGAGTCTGACTGTCGGTTCCGCCGCGTTTTTAGAGGACGCTGCGGCGGAGGTCGGGGAGTATCCATTTATTTTAAAACCGTTCCACGGCACACACGGCACGGGCGTTATGTTGTTGGATACGCCAACATCGCTTACGTCGGCTGTAGATGCCCTATGCGATCTTCACCAAGACTATGTCATCCAATCCTTTATTGCGGAGGCAGGTGGCGTTGATATCCGTGTTTTCGTCGTAGGAGATGAAGTCGTTGGGGCGATGAAAAGGAGCGCGCCGCCTGGTGAATTCCGGGCGAATATTCACAAAGGGGCATCTGGGGAAACGATCACACTGTCAGACGAGTACATCCGTTTGGCTATAGAAGCGGCAGCAGCACTGGAATTGGAGATAGCCGGAGTCGATCTGCTTCCAACAAACGAGGGAGCCGTTGTTCTGGAAGTCAATCCCTCGCCGGGGTTTGAAGAGTTGGAGTCAGTCACAGGCATCGATATTGCGGATGCGATTATTGAATTTGTAACGGCGTTCGCACAAGAAAGTTAAAAAGTGTGTCGCCTGAAACGAAGTGGAAGACGGATCTACGGAAATGGGCATCAAACCTTCAATTCACCTCACCGAACCGCAAGGAAAGTTAAAAATATTGATGTTCAATCACGAATTTCCACCGATTGGTGGGGGTGGTGGTTGGGTCAGTTATTTCTTAGGCAAACACTTCGCGGCGGCGGGGCATGAAGTGCATCTGATTACCGCTCAGTTTCGTGAGTGTCCGATAGATGAGAAAGTGGAGGGCTTTCACGTGCATCGCGTGCGTGCGCTTCGGAAGAACCGTGATGTGTGTGCAGTCCACGAAATGCTAACTTACGCTGTAAGTTCAAGCCTTTACGGATTGCGGTTTGTGAAACAGTTTCAACCGGACATCGTTCAGGTCTTTTTCGGTATCCCTGCGGGTGGCGGTGCGTACCTTCTACAGAAATTCCGCAAGGTGCCATACGTCGTGTTTTTAGGGGGGCGTGATGTGCCGAGCCGGAATCCAGATCCGCCCTATTACCGGTGGTTATACCTGCTGCTGAAGCCGATCATCCGAGCGATTTGGGGCAACGCCTCAGCGGTTGTGGCGTGTAGCGACGGTTTACGCGAACTCGCGCGAGAGACGGATGCGGATGTAAAGATGAATGTGATCCCTGACGGCTTGGATTTAGGACGTTTTGAGCCGGTTCAACGCGATACTTGTCCCGAAAAAGTCCGAGTGCTCACAATTGGGAGACTCATACCGCGCAAAGGGTTTCAATTTCTGATCCGGGCACTTCCACAGATTATTGAAAACGTCGCACACGATTTTGAAATCGAAATTGTCGGCGATGGACCGTATCAAGGAGAACTCCTAAGATTGTCAGAAGATCTCGGCGTAGCCTCCCATATCCGTTTTGCGGGTTCAGTGCCGTATGCCGAGTTGCCACAAAAGTATCACGACGCTGACGTTTTCATCTTGCCCTCGCTTGCGGAAGGGATGCCGCTTGTCGTCTTGGAGGCGATGGGGACAGGCTTGCCAATCGTTGCCAGTCGGGTTCAAGGCATTGACGAACTCGTGGTGGAAGATGTTAATGGTGCACTGTTCGACGCCGGTGATGTTGACGGACTTGCACACTCGCTGGTCAAACTGATTAACGCCGGTGAAAATCGTGTTGAGATGGGTAAATCGAGTGTTGAACGTGTTAAGCCCTACGACTGGAAACACATCGCTGACGCTTATTTAGCCCTTTATGATGATATCTTAGAAT from Candidatus Poribacteria bacterium encodes the following:
- a CDS encoding RimK family alpha-L-glutamate ligase; this translates as MKIGILSRGPQNHSTRRLSETALIAGHAAEILDPFGFYLHIGGTGNRITYHGKPAEDFNVIVPRLSRTTAQYGEEILAHFEWVGTPVVNRAKSIVAARHKFHSLRILAQHGLPIPPSLTVGSAAFLEDAAAEVGEYPFILKPFHGTHGTGVMLLDTPTSLTSAVDALCDLHQDYVIQSFIAEAGGVDIRVFVVGDEVVGAMKRSAPPGEFRANIHKGASGETITLSDEYIRLAIEAAAALELEIAGVDLLPTNEGAVVLEVNPSPGFEELESVTGIDIADAIIEFVTAFAQES
- a CDS encoding glycosyltransferase family 4 protein; protein product: MGIKPSIHLTEPQGKLKILMFNHEFPPIGGGGGWVSYFLGKHFAAAGHEVHLITAQFRECPIDEKVEGFHVHRVRALRKNRDVCAVHEMLTYAVSSSLYGLRFVKQFQPDIVQVFFGIPAGGGAYLLQKFRKVPYVVFLGGRDVPSRNPDPPYYRWLYLLLKPIIRAIWGNASAVVACSDGLRELARETDADVKMNVIPDGLDLGRFEPVQRDTCPEKVRVLTIGRLIPRKGFQFLIRALPQIIENVAHDFEIEIVGDGPYQGELLRLSEDLGVASHIRFAGSVPYAELPQKYHDADVFILPSLAEGMPLVVLEAMGTGLPIVASRVQGIDELVVEDVNGALFDAGDVDGLAHSLVKLINAGENRVEMGKSSVERVKPYDWKHIADAYLALYDDILE